The nucleotide sequence AAACAGAAGAGGAAAAAATGGATATAACTAGTTCAAGAGTCAGATCAACTTACAATCTTTTCGATGAATACATTATCATCATTCTCGGATGACACACGCAGCCTTCTTAACGTTTCTGCCCACTGAGCTTTTGGTGCAGAAAATATTAAGCTTGCTCCAGATACCAATCTTAAAGTTCTCttactaagaaaataagataCACCTCTCGATTGCCAGATGTTCCATGTCAAAATTTCAATAGGCTGTTGTCCCGAGCTACGAAAAAAAGAATCACATCAAGCTCATCAACAAGCACCACAAgataatttcaatatatattgcTATCTTGTACTTCAAAAAAGCATACATACCCCAACAAAGTTGTATCCTTGTCTGCTCTCTGTAACGACTCTTCTCCCTCAATGTTTTTGTAAAGAATCTCCAAACCATTCTCAAGTGCTGAAACACAGGACACAACAGATTGCCTCTTGCAAAGCTTCCCATCAATTACATCTGTAATACCATCACCTGATTCCACCGCCGCAACCAGAATAGCTTGCAGCTGTTTATCCTTCAACGCCGAGTTATTCATCAAATGCTCTAACACAAGCTCTCTCCCCTGTAAAAGACTATCTGATGACAAATCCTCCAAACCCTGAAATTTTtctccaaacaaaaacaacaactccataaaaaaaaacaatctttggGAACACACTGATAAGCAAAAACCTAAGAAAAAACACAACCTTTGGGAACAAAGGGTTAGCTTTCATCTCCGATATGGCTTCGTCAACCTCACTCATAGATTCCCCAAACACATCTGAACTAGTTATGCTTCTTACAACCTAAAAAACACGAATCCTCccataaacaaaactaaagcaATGGAGAAAACAGAAGCTAATTTGAAcggaagagagagtgagagagaaaagaCCAACATTTTCGAAGAAGAGACCCCATTGAAGAGCTTTCTTGCAATTCTCAGCATCCCAGTGAGAAGGAACACCAGAAGATTGAAACCCAGATGCTAAAATTAGTAAATCCACAAACCCTTTCAATAGCTTTACGAAATCTTCCTTGGAGATTTCTGGGTAATTCCAAACCATTTTCTTCTTAACTTTGATTCGATTCGAATGggcgaaaccctaatttcacaaAAGCACAACCGGTATGATCTTATTAGAATCTCCATTGAAaagctttttttgtgtgttttgggtTCTTTCCCGCGCGTTCTCGTAGTCGTGTAGTGTGTTGTACCCTAGAAGAGACAATTTGATATTCGGATCAATAAAGATTTCCGTTTTCTAAGTAAGACTTCGTGACGTTTTTGTTAACTGAAAACCACTAGAAGTTTAATAATTTATGAGAAAACGCTAGGATGTGTACGTTAACCGAACTGGACCGGACCTCGTTCATAATACTTAATGATACATATTGGATaattgttgtaaaacacttagtggactccatcGACCGGCCCACCTATCCAGTCCGCGCATACTCGGCCTCTCGTCCACACTTGGTCGAGAGCCTTCGGCCCGTTAGTCGAAGCCCATTCGGGCATAGCATTAGTATGTCGGTTTTAGCTCTAAGACttgtaacactatatatatatgttgtaacctTGATTCCTATCAATAATAACCTAAGAGATTTACTTCCtaaactctctaatttacaacacgttatcagcacgatagcctctatccctaaaccctaaagcagCCGTCTATTCTCTCTTACCCTAAAACCTTAAACCGACTTCCTGTTCTTACTCCCATCCGAGATCAAATCCTTCCTGTTCGAAGATCCTCTTGTTCACAAGCAATCCTTAGCTTGTGATCAAAGTTCTCTCGACAGCTTGGTCGAGGTTTGCTGTTTGCGGTTCGTCGATCGGGGGTGAGTNNNNNNNNNNNNNNNNNNNNNNNNNNNNNNNNNNNNNNNNNNNNNNNNNNNNNNNNNNNNNNNNNNNNNNNNNNNNNNNNNNNNNNNNNNNNNNNNNNNNNNNNNNNNNNNNNNNNNNNNNNNNNNNNNNNNNNNNNNNNNNNNNNNNNNNNNNNNNNNNNNNNNNNNNNNNNNNNNNNNNNNNNNNNNNNNNNNNNNNNNNNNNNNNNNNNNNNNNNNNNNNNNNNNNNNNNNNNNNNNNNNNNNNNNNNNNNNNNNNNNNNNNNNNNNNNNNNNNNNNNNNNNNNNNNNNNNNNNNNNNNNNNNNNNNNNNNNNNNNNNNNNNNNNNNNNNNNNNNNNNNNNNNNNNNNNNNNNNNNNNNNNNNNNNNNNNNNNNNNNNNNNNNNNNNNNNNNNNNNNNNNNNNNNNNNNAAAATCGATTGCATGAAttatattttaggattgtttaaACTGTTCTTGAGAAATTCAAGAAGAAAATTCCCTAGATCCTAAATTCATAAACTCGAAAATTTTAGAGTTGTTCTAGGATaatttccaaattaaaattatagtaattatccTAAATTAATCCGATTGaataaaaacttttactaagtttccataaattaaaactttaaatcgGAATTAAAATATTGGTTAGGATAAGCTCctaattaaaatagtaattatcCAAATTCcttaaaatcgaaaatatttaaTCCTAAATCAAATAGGAAACTATAAGAAtaaggaaatcctatctaggaataaggaaattgttgcatgcatatagctatttagttttgttgtcttgcatgcatgaatttaaaccgaaaaaaaactataagagGCAAGGCagggttcggtctcaaatactgCATGacctaaggcatggttcggtctcaaataccgcatgacctgaaAATTACTTGTTGCATGGTTCGGTttcaaataccgcatgctaacTGTCGGTTGTCTATGTTTATGCAGATGGCTAATCTCAAGAGCCTAGACTACCCTATCCTGCAAGCTTCCGGAAAGAATTACTTGC is from Camelina sativa cultivar DH55 chromosome 20, Cs, whole genome shotgun sequence and encodes:
- the LOC104771558 gene encoding uncharacterized protein LOC104771558, whose amino-acid sequence is MVWNYPEISKEDFVKLLKGFVDLLILASGFQSSGVPSHWDAENCKKALQWGLFFENVVRSITSSDVFGESMSEVDEAISEMKANPLFPKGLEDLSSDSLLQGRELVLEHLMNNSALKDKQLQAILVAAVESGDGITDVIDGKLCKRQSVVSCVSALENGLEILYKNIEGEESLQRADKDTTLLGSGQQPIEILTWNIWQSRGVSYFLSKRTLRLVSGASLIFSAPKAQWAETLRRLRVSSENDDNVFIEKIELLLLGCVTSRWTNLIEGFMSASYKSVTVSEQYEELCKLLLQRSKSLKQNEIALDPKVEEILEYLTEILETRFHHLWKLPSALTAAAIPSWSPLFGQYFGEIEKQLKLDHSTTRCCSCEKEHKDCELLERVWCLYVFHICGSN